GGCAATATATACACTCATTGTGCTGTCTATAGTTGGGCTGCTTTATTTTTTAACCAAAAAAAAGAAGTACCAAAAACTGATACTTCCCCTCATTTTTTTAAACGTTTTAATAATTGTTGTGCAGTACTTTCTGCATTAAGAATATTCAAATTTTCTGATAACTTCCAGAGTTCTGTCGATCTCGTTCTGCTTGATCGCGTCAGAAATAAACCATGTTTCGTAGCCACTCGGCGGAAGGTAAATTCCGTTTGCCAAAAGCTGGTGGAAGAAATTATTGAAGAGTGCATGATTGGCATTTGCCGCTTCATCAAAATTTGAAACCGAAGAAATATGGAAGAAGACACTCATCATCGAACCTTTACGGTTGATTCTGTGCTGGATCCCTTTTTCATTTAAGATTTTCCCAATTTCGAAATCCAGCGTTTCGGTAGTTTTGCTGATGTTTTCAAAGAAATTTAAATTGCCTTTAATCAGCTCCAAAGTTGTTAAACCAGCTCTCATGGCCAGAGGATTTCCGCTTAAGGTTCCGGCCTGGTATACTGCACCTTTCGGAGCAAGGGCATCCATAATTTCGTTTCTTCCGGCAAAAGCCCCAACAGGCATTCCGCCACCGATAACTTTTCCGTAGGTTACCAGATCGGCTTTCACATTAAAAACTTCCTGCGCGCCGCCGAATGCCAGACGGAAACCGGTCATCACCTCATCAAAAATCAGGAGAGTTCCGTATTCGTCGCAGACTGTTCTTAACTTCTGAAGAAAATTATTTTCCGGCAGAACACAGCCCATATTTCCGGCAACCGGCTCAATGATTACAGCGGCAATTTCACCTTCATTATTCCTGAAAATATCCTTTACCTGCTCAAAATCGTTGTATCTCGCCAACAAAGTATCTTTAGCGGTACCAGCCGTAACTCCCGGAGAATTTGGGTTACCAAAAGTCGCAGCGCCGCTTCCCGCTTTTATCAAGAAAGAATCGGAGTGGCCGTGATAGCAGCCTTCAAATTTTATGATTTTGTTGCGCCCCGTATATCCTCTCGCCAGACGAACAGCGCTCATACAAGCTTCCGTTCCCGATGAAACCATTCGGATCTGGTCGATATTCGGAACGTTTTTTACGATAAGTTTCGCAATTTCAGTCTCCAGTTCTGTGGGAGTTCCGAAAGAGAAACCTTTCTCTGCCTGTTTCTGAACCGCTTCCAAAACATCCGGATGTGTATGTCCTAAAATCGCAGGACCCCAGGAATTGATGTAGTCAATGTAAGTTCGGTCATCAGCATCGGTTAAGTATGCGCCCTTCGCGGATTTCATAAAAACCGGCACGCCGCCAACACCTTTAAAGGCTCTCACAGGTGAATTTACGCCGCCCGGAATATATTTGTAAGCTTCATCAAATAACGCGGAACTTCTTTGGTATAACATTTTTAACTTTAAAAATTTAATGAGTAATAATAATGGCTTTTATCGGCTTAAACAGCTCAATTTTTCCTTGTAAATAAAAAAGAGCGCACTAAAAAAGCACACTCACAAAAGTACGAAATATTGCTGTAACTAACTTCTCGGTTTTTTCTGCTGAAGATAGATCAGCTGCCCCACTCTTGGCTGTTCACCATAAGACATTCTGTTTTTTGAATAAAGTTTTGAAAGTTTGATGCCGAATTTCTGTGAAATATCGTGCATCGTTTCGCCAACCTGAGCCTTATAAGTTTTTGTGTTCCCTTCAGAGCTTTTGGTTTCAAGGAAAAGCACATCATTTTTCTGCAGTCTTGTAGCAGAAAGTTCGTTCCACTTCATCAGGCGGCTTTCGCTGATTTTGAATTTGTTGGCAATGAATGACAGGTCCGTATCGGCCGGAACAACGATGAATTTCCTGTTCCCGTTAGGATGGCTTTTAACCAAAATGGTCTGCAAAAGTTCAGCATCAGATTTAATTTTCTCAACGCGCTGCTGCTGTTTGGCGTAGGAGGTCTGTTCGTAAGGCACCCGCACGGTTAACGGCTTGGTTCTCACCTGGCTTTGATCCATCTGTGCCATAAAAACCTTATCATTTCTAAGATCAGGATACAACTTCAAAACCGTGAACAAAGCCTCTTTCGAATTGGTATTGTCAAATTCGTAAAGCCGGTATTTCTCAATTTTATCAATCAGAATATAAGCGTAACGCGGATTAGTAGCATATCCTGCTTTTTTCAGCCCGTGAGCCCATGCTTTGTAATCCTTCATATCCAAAGTAAAAAGATTCTGGTAGTACTTCCTGTATTTCAGAAATTTAGAATGATCTTCGTAGGATTCTTTCGGGTCATCATAAACCCGGAAACATTCGTTTGGTGCATCGTCGGTATGCGACATGGTTTTACCCGTCCAGTCTTCTTTACATTTTATTCCGAAGTGGTTGTTGCCCTGTTGTGCGAGGCGCGACTGCCCGCCACCGGTTTCAAGAAGTCCCTGTGCTAAGGTGATTGAAGCGGGAATCTGGTATTTCTCCATCTCTTCTACGGCGTACGCAGCAAATTTCTGGATGTACTGGTCTTCAGTTTTCCAGGTCTGGGCATTAAATTTAGATAAAATAATTACGGTAAAAGCAAATAATGTCTTTTTCATATTATTTTGTTTTGAAACTCTACTGTGCGTAGAAGTGCAATTTATTAATTTTTACTAAAACCAAAACAGTAGATTCTTACACTGCATAGCTTTGCCAAATTTAGGATGACACACCTTTTTCTATCACTGCTCTGTTCTGTTTCTTCAGCATTTCGTTGGCACCGGCAATTCCCTGCAAACCGCCTGTATGAAAGGCTAAAACTTTACTGTTTTGCGGGAAATAGCCTTCCTCAACAAGCTGAAAAAGCTTCCGCATCATCTTCCCGGTATAAACCGGCTCCAGCTGCAGGCCAAATTCCCGGCTAAACGCATTGATAAAAGCAATGTTTTCATCAGAAATTTTGCCATAACCGCCGAAATGGGCGTCTATAAGCGTAAAATTTTCTTTCCCCGAAAGTTCCGAAACCCTTGAATGCAGCGAATCATCATCCACCACTTTAAAGCCGATAACTTTCTGATGGTTTTCCGCAAATTTGGAAATTCCGGCAACCGTTCCGCCGGTTCCCACAGCCGCACAAAGATAGTCAAAATCTTGAGTATCAGAATTCAGCATATTCCTGATGCCTTCCACCGCGGCCAGGTTCGTGCCACCTTCAGGGATGATTAATGCTTTGGGGAATTCATTTTTGAGTTTTTCTGAAAGAGCATCTTTGTCCCGGTAATCCTCGCGGCTTACAAAACAAAAATGCATACCGTTTTCTGAGGCGAATCTCAAAGTCGGATTTTCCTTCCAGCGGTATTCCAGCTCATTTCCACGGATAATGCCCACCGTTTTGATATTATGGATTTTTCCAAGGGCAGAAAGCGCTGCAATATGGTTGGAATAGGCGCCGCCAAACGTCATCAGCAGTGGATTCTGAGGATTTTCTGCCAGATAATTATTGACGTTATGAAAGAGCTTCCAGTATTTGTTGCCTGAAATTTCAGGATGAATTAAATCTTCTCTTTTGATGAAAAGGCGAATGTTCTTTCGAAAAGGAATTTCAACCACCGGAACTTTTATATCAGGAATCTTAAGCATTGAAGGCCATTAAAAATTAGAATAGAAACCCGTTTTCTTTAAATAAAAAATTTTTAGAGTTTTTCCTCACCGTTCTCCTCAATCTCTCTCAACTGTTCGAGATTTTTTCCCAATCTTCCCATAATGATTCCGTAAACCACACGGTAGTACAGCCAGATGAGGAAAATACTTATCGCTGTAGAAATGCCCAAACCAACGAGGAATCCTATAAATGTAGGATGGTCCATTTGAAGGTTTTGGGACGAAATCGTATTAAGAACAAACATTGTAAGTATCGCCATAAAAAATACCAGTAACAGAATATTGGTCAGGATGAAAAGGCTCACCGTTTTCCTGAATTTCATAATCTGCAGGATGAATTTTTTCAGGTTCTCCTCTACGTGGATCTGCCGGTAGTTGAGGTAGAATTTTACCACAAAAAAGCCAGTAACTAAAAGGCTTACAACCCTCATAATGAAATACAAATGGGCATAATCGGCTTCAAACTTCGTAGTTTTTTCCACGCCGAGTTTTTCCATGATATGCATGAAACTGTCATCACCGCCTTTTTGAAACACATAAAAAATGTTCATCACCAAAAACAGTAAAAATTCTGCAACACTGATCCAGAAAATGTATTTCACGTAGTTCCGTGACTTGCTGTTCAGCATTTTCAGGATTTCGCTGCTGTTGTATTTATCCGGAACGGGCTGCTCCTGCCACTGCTTTTTCAGGTTGTCAATATCAAAATCAGGCATATTTTTCCATCAGTTCTTTTAATGTTTTCTTCAGACGGTTCATTTTCACTCTTGCGTTCACTTCAGAGATACCCAAAGTTTCAGCAATTTCGCGGTATGGCAAATCATCCAGATACATCATTACAATCGCCCGCTCCATTTTCGGGAGCATTTTCACTACTTTGTAAAGTAAGGAGATTTGTTGTTGTTTTTCATCGTCATCTTCCACATAATCACGGTGATGGTAATCCATCAGTTCGTCGGTTTGTGGAGATTTGGTTTTTTTTCGGAATAAGGTAATCGCTGTGTTCAGTGCCACACGGTACATCCAGGTCGAAATCTTGCTCTGCCCTCTGAATGTGTCGTAGCTGCGCCACAACTGTAACACTATTTCCTGAAAAAGGTCCTGCTCATCTTCAGTAGAGTTGGTGTACAGGCGCGAAACCTTGATAATCAAACCCTGATTATCTTTTACCAGCTGCGAAAACTCTCTCTCTCTGTCCGTCAAAACCTTGTAAAATTATGCGAACGAAGATATTAAAAAAAGTTTTTATTAAAGCTATTTACGGATTTACGAATGCCGGAATAAGGACATAAAAAAACCGGAAAAAACTCCGGTTCACTGTTTTTATAATTCTTTCCTAAGCCGTGCCACCGGAATATTGAGCTGCTCGCGGTATTTGGCGATGGTTCTCCTTGCGATGTTGTAGCCTTTTTCCTTTAGAATTCCAACCAGGGCATCATCGGTGTAAGGTTTTCTCTTGTTTTCTTTGTCTATAGCTTCCTGAAGATGCATCTTGATTTCTTTGGTAGATACTTCTTCACCATCATCATTGGTGAGTGAATCAGAGAATAAATCTTTAAGATAAACGATTCCGTTCGGTGTGTCGGCATATTTGCTCTTTACCACACGCGAAATCGTAGAAATATCAAATCCTGTAATGTCGGCAACATCTTTTAAAATCATTGGTTTCAAAGACTTGTCGTCGCCTGTCAAAAAATATTCTTTCTGAAGTTTTACAATCGCGGTAATGGTTTGCAACAAGGTATTCTGGCGCTGGTTAATCGCGTCGATATACCATTTGGCGGCATCAAGTTTCTGTTTGATGAAAAGCGCGGCCTGTTTGTGCTCGGCAGAAGTCTTATCATGAGAGTATGTGGAGAGAATATCCTTGTACTCATCTGAAACTCTTAAAGTCGGTGCATTTTTGCTGTTCAGCAAAGGGATGACGTCGTATTTGCCTTTTGAAAGTTCCTTCACCTGAATTACAAAATCGGGAATGATTTCCTGATTGATGGTGATGGTCTGCGTATCGAAATTGCCGCCAACTTTCGGGGAAAGCCTCGAAATTTCGTCCAGTGCATCTTTCAGGTCTTCCTCGTCCACATCATACTTCTGCATGATCTTGTTATAATGCTTGTTAGTCAAGGCATCAAACTGATTCCTTAGAATATTGGCAGCCAAAGAAACGGCTTTATCCGCACTGACTTTCTTCTCGATCTGAAGTAAAAGACACTCCTGCAAATCCCGGGCTGCAACTCCCGGCGGATCAAGTTTCTGAACATAATTTTCAAGAATGTCTTCAACCTTTTCCTTAGTGGTGTAAACGCCCTGTGAGAACGCCAAATCATCCACAATAGATTTGATTTCACGTCTCAGATAGCCGTCTGTATCCAGGTTTCCGATGACGTATTCTGCAATTTTCAGATCGTCGCCACTGATATTGATAAGGCGGATCTGCTCGATCAGATAATCGTAAAGCGTCTGTCCTTCCGTGAGTAAACTTTCATTGTCGAATTCCTCATCATCAGCAGAATAGTTGCTGGACGCGGTTTTATACGAAGGTTCGTCATCAAAAAGGTATTCATCTACATCAAAATCGGTATCGATGCTCTCGGAACCCTCATCTTCATATTCGCTGCCGATATCGTCGTAAGATTCCTCTTCCTGGTTTTCGTCTTCGCTGGCTCTTTCCAGGGCCGGATTTTCCTCCAACTCGCGCTCCAGTTCCTCTTCAAACTCCAAAGTGTGAAGCTGTATCAACTTCATCAGCTGAATCTGCTGCGGCGCCAGTTTTTGACCAAGTTTGAGCTGTAGGTTTTGTTTTAACATAGTTCTATTGTGTGCAAAAATATCCTATTGCCAAAGTAGAGGCTTACAATATTATTGCGAAATTTTTTATAATTAGTTTAAAATTCTGCACTTTTCGGTGTTCTTGGGAACGGAATAACATCGCGGATGTTGGTCATTCCCGTCACGAAAAGCACCAGCCTTTCCAGGCCAAGGCCAAAGCCAGCGTGCGGTACCGAACCGAACTTGCGGGTATCGATATACCACCAAAGTTCATCCTCATCCACATGCATCTCCTTCATTTTTTGTTTCAGAACATCAATTCTCTCCTCCCTTTGCGAGCCACCAATGATTTCACCGATTCCCGGGAACAGAACGTCCATCGCGGCTACCGTTTTACCGTCCTCGTTCAGGCGCATATAAAATGCTTTGATCTCTTTCGGATAATCGAAAAGTACAACCGGTGACTCAAAATGCTTTTCAACCAAAAATCTTTCATGTTCCGACTGCAGATCAGTTCCCCAGTGCTCCACCGGAAACTGGAATTTTCCTTTTTTGTTTTCCTTTGAGTTCATTAGGATTTCTATGGCTTCCGTATAAGAAACACGCTTGAAGCGTTTTTCAGCTACTTTTTCGAGTTTCTCGATCAGACCTTCTTTTGCCCTTTCTTTTTCGGGTTTTTGTTTCTGTTCTTCCGCGAAACGCTTATCTAAAAACTCAAGATCATCTTTACAGTTTTCCAGTACATATTTAATGACGTACTTCAGGAAGTTTTCTGCCAGGTCGATATTAT
The sequence above is a segment of the Chryseobacterium taklimakanense genome. Coding sequences within it:
- a CDS encoding DUF2752 domain-containing protein, with product MSIDDFLWKCPYKKYLGIECFGCGAQTALLELLKGNFSKAFQIYPAIYTLIVLSIVGLLYFLTKKKKYQKLILPLIFLNVLIIVVQYFLH
- the hemL gene encoding glutamate-1-semialdehyde 2,1-aminomutase, which gives rise to MLYQRSSALFDEAYKYIPGGVNSPVRAFKGVGGVPVFMKSAKGAYLTDADDRTYIDYINSWGPAILGHTHPDVLEAVQKQAEKGFSFGTPTELETEIAKLIVKNVPNIDQIRMVSSGTEACMSAVRLARGYTGRNKIIKFEGCYHGHSDSFLIKAGSGAATFGNPNSPGVTAGTAKDTLLARYNDFEQVKDIFRNNEGEIAAVIIEPVAGNMGCVLPENNFLQKLRTVCDEYGTLLIFDEVMTGFRLAFGGAQEVFNVKADLVTYGKVIGGGMPVGAFAGRNEIMDALAPKGAVYQAGTLSGNPLAMRAGLTTLELIKGNLNFFENISKTTETLDFEIGKILNEKGIQHRINRKGSMMSVFFHISSVSNFDEAANANHALFNNFFHQLLANGIYLPPSGYETWFISDAIKQNEIDRTLEVIRKFEYS
- a CDS encoding glucosaminidase domain-containing protein; translated protein: MKKTLFAFTVIILSKFNAQTWKTEDQYIQKFAAYAVEEMEKYQIPASITLAQGLLETGGGQSRLAQQGNNHFGIKCKEDWTGKTMSHTDDAPNECFRVYDDPKESYEDHSKFLKYRKYYQNLFTLDMKDYKAWAHGLKKAGYATNPRYAYILIDKIEKYRLYEFDNTNSKEALFTVLKLYPDLRNDKVFMAQMDQSQVRTKPLTVRVPYEQTSYAKQQQRVEKIKSDAELLQTILVKSHPNGNRKFIVVPADTDLSFIANKFKISESRLMKWNELSATRLQKNDVLFLETKSSEGNTKTYKAQVGETMHDISQKFGIKLSKLYSKNRMSYGEQPRVGQLIYLQQKKPRS
- a CDS encoding 1-aminocyclopropane-1-carboxylate deaminase/D-cysteine desulfhydrase; the protein is MLKIPDIKVPVVEIPFRKNIRLFIKREDLIHPEISGNKYWKLFHNVNNYLAENPQNPLLMTFGGAYSNHIAALSALGKIHNIKTVGIIRGNELEYRWKENPTLRFASENGMHFCFVSREDYRDKDALSEKLKNEFPKALIIPEGGTNLAAVEGIRNMLNSDTQDFDYLCAAVGTGGTVAGISKFAENHQKVIGFKVVDDDSLHSRVSELSGKENFTLIDAHFGGYGKISDENIAFINAFSREFGLQLEPVYTGKMMRKLFQLVEEGYFPQNSKVLAFHTGGLQGIAGANEMLKKQNRAVIEKGVSS
- a CDS encoding beta-carotene 15,15'-monooxygenase produces the protein MPDFDIDNLKKQWQEQPVPDKYNSSEILKMLNSKSRNYVKYIFWISVAEFLLFLVMNIFYVFQKGGDDSFMHIMEKLGVEKTTKFEADYAHLYFIMRVVSLLVTGFFVVKFYLNYRQIHVEENLKKFILQIMKFRKTVSLFILTNILLLVFFMAILTMFVLNTISSQNLQMDHPTFIGFLVGLGISTAISIFLIWLYYRVVYGIIMGRLGKNLEQLREIEENGEEKL
- a CDS encoding RNA polymerase sigma factor, with protein sequence MTDREREFSQLVKDNQGLIIKVSRLYTNSTEDEQDLFQEIVLQLWRSYDTFRGQSKISTWMYRVALNTAITLFRKKTKSPQTDELMDYHHRDYVEDDDEKQQQISLLYKVVKMLPKMERAIVMMYLDDLPYREIAETLGISEVNARVKMNRLKKTLKELMEKYA
- the rpoN gene encoding RNA polymerase factor sigma-54 → MLKQNLQLKLGQKLAPQQIQLMKLIQLHTLEFEEELERELEENPALERASEDENQEEESYDDIGSEYEDEGSESIDTDFDVDEYLFDDEPSYKTASSNYSADDEEFDNESLLTEGQTLYDYLIEQIRLINISGDDLKIAEYVIGNLDTDGYLRREIKSIVDDLAFSQGVYTTKEKVEDILENYVQKLDPPGVAARDLQECLLLQIEKKVSADKAVSLAANILRNQFDALTNKHYNKIMQKYDVDEEDLKDALDEISRLSPKVGGNFDTQTITINQEIIPDFVIQVKELSKGKYDVIPLLNSKNAPTLRVSDEYKDILSTYSHDKTSAEHKQAALFIKQKLDAAKWYIDAINQRQNTLLQTITAIVKLQKEYFLTGDDKSLKPMILKDVADITGFDISTISRVVKSKYADTPNGIVYLKDLFSDSLTNDDGEEVSTKEIKMHLQEAIDKENKRKPYTDDALVGILKEKGYNIARRTIAKYREQLNIPVARLRKEL